The following proteins are co-located in the Pseudomonas antarctica genome:
- the mgtE gene encoding magnesium transporter: MTEVEVKKTQDSLQDRLAQVIELLQRQRVVEDLTHRQEGPHHDRVENLVHRQNLVELQRKLDDLHSADVAYILEALPLGDRLTLWQLVKADRDGDILLEVSDSVRETLIADMDDHELLAAAREMDADELADLAPELPRDVVHELMEALDSQQRERVRSALSYDEDQVGALMDFEMVTIREDVSLEVVLRYLRRLKELPGHTDKLFVVDYEGILKGVLPIKRLLVNDPEKKVADLMASDTVSFHPDEDAYEAAQAFERYDLISAPVVDKNGKLIGRLTIDEMVDLIREESETEVLNMAGLREEEDIFASVWRSLHNRWAWLAINLITAFIASRVIGLFEGSIEKLVALAALMPIVAGIGGNSGNQTITMIVRAMALDQVSTANSSRLLRKELVVGLINGLVWGGVIGVVAYLLYGSWSLGVVMTAAMTLNLLLAALMGVLIPMTLARLGRDPAMGASVMITAMTDSGGFFIFLGLATIFLL, encoded by the coding sequence ATGACCGAAGTAGAAGTAAAGAAAACACAAGACAGCCTGCAGGATCGCCTGGCTCAAGTCATCGAGCTGCTGCAGCGTCAGCGCGTGGTCGAAGACCTCACGCACCGCCAGGAAGGTCCGCACCACGACCGCGTTGAAAACCTGGTTCACCGGCAAAACCTCGTCGAGCTGCAACGCAAGCTCGATGACCTGCACTCTGCCGACGTCGCCTATATCCTTGAAGCGTTGCCACTGGGTGATCGACTGACCCTCTGGCAGTTGGTCAAGGCTGACCGTGACGGCGACATCCTCCTCGAAGTATCCGACTCGGTCCGTGAAACCCTGATCGCCGACATGGACGATCATGAGCTCCTGGCCGCCGCCCGGGAGATGGACGCCGACGAACTGGCTGACCTGGCCCCTGAGCTGCCTCGTGATGTCGTCCATGAGCTGATGGAGGCCCTCGACAGTCAGCAGCGTGAGCGCGTGCGCTCTGCGCTGTCCTATGACGAGGACCAGGTCGGTGCGCTGATGGACTTCGAGATGGTCACCATCCGCGAAGACGTCAGTCTGGAAGTGGTACTGCGTTATCTGCGCCGCCTCAAAGAGCTGCCCGGCCATACTGACAAATTATTTGTGGTCGACTACGAAGGCATTCTCAAGGGGGTGCTGCCGATCAAGCGCCTGCTGGTGAATGATCCCGAGAAGAAAGTTGCGGATTTGATGGCCAGCGATACGGTGAGTTTTCACCCGGATGAAGACGCCTACGAGGCCGCGCAGGCGTTTGAGCGCTATGACTTGATCTCGGCCCCTGTGGTCGACAAAAACGGTAAGCTGATAGGCCGTTTGACCATCGATGAAATGGTCGACCTGATTCGTGAAGAGAGTGAAACCGAAGTCCTCAACATGGCGGGTTTGCGTGAAGAGGAAGATATTTTTGCATCGGTCTGGCGTTCCCTGCATAACCGTTGGGCCTGGCTGGCGATCAACCTGATCACGGCCTTCATCGCCTCGCGCGTGATCGGGCTGTTTGAAGGCTCTATCGAGAAGCTGGTGGCCCTGGCGGCGCTGATGCCGATTGTGGCCGGTATTGGCGGCAACTCCGGTAATCAGACCATCACCATGATCGTGCGCGCGATGGCACTGGACCAGGTGAGTACGGCCAATTCCTCGCGCTTGCTGCGCAAAGAGTTGGTAGTGGGGCTGATTAACGGCTTGGTGTGGGGCGGCGTGATCGGCGTGGTGGCCTACTTGCTGTATGGCAGTTGGTCGCTGGGCGTCGTGATGACGGCCGCCATGACCCTCAACCTGCTGCTGGCTGCGCTGATGGGGGTGCTGATCCCCATGACGCTGGCCCGCCTCGGGCGCGACCCGGCCATGGGTGCGAGTGTGATGATTACGGCCATGACCGACAGTGGTGGGTTTTTCATCTTCCTGGGGTTGGCGACCATCTTCCTGCTCTGA
- a CDS encoding Arc family DNA-binding protein, whose protein sequence is MRPLKQAIYSSRTADKFVVRLPDGMRERIAEVARNHHRSMNSEIIARLEQSLIQEGALGEELSMRLDSPELSLHERELLQRFRQLSHRQQNALVSLIAHDVEAAAEAN, encoded by the coding sequence ATGCGCCCATTGAAACAGGCAATTTATTCCAGCCGTACGGCTGACAAGTTCGTCGTACGTCTGCCAGACGGAATGCGGGAACGCATTGCCGAGGTGGCTCGCAATCATCACCGCAGCATGAACTCCGAAATCATCGCGCGCCTGGAACAGAGCCTTATTCAGGAAGGTGCGTTGGGCGAAGAGTTGAGCATGCGCCTGGACAGCCCAGAGCTGTCACTGCACGAACGCGAACTGCTGCAGCGTTTTCGTCAGCTCTCCCACCGCCAGCAAAATGCTCTCGTCTCGCTTATCGCGCACGACGTTGAGGCGGCCGCAGAAGCCAATTAA
- a CDS encoding flagella synthesis protein FlgN has protein sequence MHHDEHLLQLIIDDLAPTQHLLELLKEESLALYGRDMRLLEEILARKQSLIVLLEQHGKKRSEILISLGLPADHDGLSQLASHSSVGDQLLAQSTALNQLLAQCQEANLLNGQSIQLQQATTANQLRILHGGEPPALYNAQGSTSRLVKPSTRSQA, from the coding sequence ATGCACCACGACGAACATTTGCTTCAACTGATCATTGATGATCTGGCGCCGACGCAACATTTGCTCGAGCTGCTCAAAGAAGAATCCCTGGCCCTGTATGGTCGGGATATGCGCTTGCTGGAAGAAATTCTGGCGCGCAAGCAGTCGCTGATTGTGCTGCTGGAGCAGCATGGCAAGAAGCGCAGCGAAATTCTGATCAGCCTCGGCCTGCCGGCTGATCACGACGGCCTCTCACAGCTCGCCAGCCATTCTTCGGTCGGCGATCAGTTGCTGGCGCAGAGCACCGCACTCAATCAATTACTCGCCCAGTGCCAGGAAGCCAACCTGCTCAATGGCCAGTCGATCCAGCTTCAGCAAGCTACGACCGCCAACCAGCTGCGTATACTTCACGGCGGAGAGCCTCCGGCGCTGTACAACGCCCAAGGTTCCACCTCGCGGCTGGTCAAGCCAAGCACCCGCAGCCAAGCCTGA
- a CDS encoding PA3371 family protein, which translates to MTKSAWLFLCLTIAAGILGLGTRSQDGQTTAYVAAGVFASLLLLTLIVGRRIKFDPVLR; encoded by the coding sequence GTGACCAAATCCGCCTGGCTATTTTTATGCCTGACCATTGCCGCCGGCATCCTGGGCCTGGGTACCCGTTCGCAAGATGGACAAACGACCGCTTATGTTGCCGCTGGCGTGTTTGCTAGCCTGCTCCTGCTGACGCTCATCGTGGGCCGCAGAATCAAATTCGACCCGGTTTTACGCTGA
- a CDS encoding MFS transporter, producing the protein MRQIWKSFRALYFASLMMLIGSGLLSTYLALRLAADHVDSLWVGALMAANYFGLVLGGKIGHRLIARVGHIRAYATCAGIVGAAVLGHGLINWLPAWIVLRMIVGLGMMCQYMVIESWLNEQADAKQRGVVFSGYMIASYLGLVLGQLILVMHPELGLELLMLVALCFALCLVPVAMTRRIHPAPLHPAPMEPRFFIKRVPQSLSTVLGAGLIVGSFYGLAPLYASQQGLTTEQVGLFMGSCIFAGLLVQWPLGWLSDRYDRALLIRCFALCLAVAALPLAVMTHVPLEVLFVAGFLCSLVQFCLYPLAVAFSNDHVEGDRRVSLTAMLLVTYGVGASIGPLLAGVVMKLFGSHMLYAFFSLCALILVWRIRPKAVTNLHQVDDAPLHHVAMPDSMSSSPLVACLDPRVDEAVVQEQMQNAVPDPEPETDPQPPVDEPAFEGPPEPLGPDDHPHDLSRARP; encoded by the coding sequence ATGCGCCAAATCTGGAAATCTTTTCGAGCCCTTTATTTCGCCTCCTTGATGATGTTGATCGGGTCCGGCCTGCTCAGTACTTACCTTGCCTTGCGCCTGGCGGCCGACCATGTCGACAGCCTGTGGGTGGGTGCGCTCATGGCCGCCAACTACTTTGGCCTGGTGCTGGGTGGCAAGATCGGGCATCGCCTGATCGCCCGGGTCGGGCACATCCGTGCATATGCCACCTGCGCCGGGATTGTCGGCGCGGCGGTGTTGGGACATGGCCTGATCAACTGGCTGCCAGCCTGGATCGTGCTGCGGATGATCGTGGGTCTGGGCATGATGTGCCAGTACATGGTCATCGAAAGCTGGCTCAATGAGCAGGCGGATGCCAAGCAGCGGGGCGTGGTGTTCAGCGGCTATATGATCGCGTCCTACCTCGGGTTGGTGTTGGGTCAGTTGATCCTGGTGATGCACCCCGAGCTCGGTCTCGAATTGCTGATGCTGGTCGCTCTGTGCTTTGCGTTGTGCCTGGTGCCGGTGGCCATGACTCGGCGGATTCACCCGGCGCCTCTGCATCCTGCCCCGATGGAGCCGCGCTTCTTTATCAAGCGGGTGCCGCAGTCGCTCAGTACGGTGTTGGGCGCGGGTTTGATCGTGGGTTCGTTCTACGGTTTGGCGCCGCTCTATGCCTCTCAGCAGGGGCTGACCACCGAGCAGGTCGGTCTGTTTATGGGTAGCTGTATTTTCGCCGGGCTGCTGGTGCAATGGCCGTTGGGCTGGTTGTCGGACCGCTATGACCGGGCTTTGTTGATTCGCTGCTTTGCTTTGTGCCTGGCGGTGGCGGCGTTGCCGTTGGCCGTGATGACCCACGTGCCTTTGGAAGTGCTGTTCGTGGCAGGGTTCTTGTGTTCGCTGGTGCAATTCTGCCTATACCCGCTGGCGGTAGCATTTTCCAACGACCATGTGGAGGGTGATCGCCGAGTGTCGCTGACGGCCATGTTGCTGGTGACTTACGGGGTCGGTGCGAGTATCGGGCCGCTCTTGGCCGGTGTGGTCATGAAGCTGTTTGGCAGTCACATGCTGTATGCGTTTTTCAGCCTGTGTGCGTTGATTCTGGTGTGGCGTATCCGGCCAAAAGCGGTGACCAACCTGCATCAAGTGGACGATGCGCCACTGCATCACGTGGCGATGCCCGACAGCATGTCCAGCTCGCCGCTGGTCGCGTGCCTGGACCCACGCGTGGACGAGGCGGTGGTGCAAGAGCAGATGCAGAACGCCGTCCCGGACCCGGAGCCTGAAACTGATCCGCAACCGCCAGTGGATGAGCCGGCTTTCGAAGGGCCACCGGAGCCTCTGGGCCCGGACGACCACCCCCACGATTTGAGCAGGGCGCGCCCCTGA
- a CDS encoding flagellar brake protein produces MFNALNAEDAPQPPKVLTTPLEIASTLRMLQESHDPLIITFHERSQRFQSYLVDVDRDSKTLALDEMIPRDGERYLENGEPFRIEGFHDGVRVAWESNGTLTISEKDGHRIYTGSMPAEVVYHQRRNAFRAALKLAQLVSIELGGEKLKAPISGKLLDISATGCKLRFEGDISERLQLGQVYDRFIAALPFGSMTTSVELRYLHFEDKINTTFAGVRFHNMSGLVQRQVERFVYQLQREARRFDKDDDL; encoded by the coding sequence GTGTTCAACGCCCTTAACGCGGAAGATGCTCCGCAGCCACCCAAGGTGCTCACCACGCCTCTGGAAATCGCCAGCACGTTGCGGATGCTGCAAGAAAGTCATGATCCGCTGATCATCACCTTCCACGAACGCAGCCAGCGCTTCCAAAGCTACCTGGTGGACGTTGACCGGGACAGCAAGACGCTGGCCCTGGACGAAATGATTCCCCGCGACGGTGAACGCTATCTCGAGAATGGTGAACCCTTTCGTATCGAAGGCTTCCATGACGGTGTGCGGGTCGCTTGGGAAAGCAACGGCACGCTGACCATCAGCGAAAAAGACGGTCATCGCATCTACACCGGCAGCATGCCTGCCGAGGTGGTCTACCATCAGCGCCGCAATGCCTTCCGCGCCGCGTTGAAGCTGGCGCAATTGGTCAGCATCGAGCTGGGCGGCGAAAAGCTCAAGGCCCCCATCAGCGGCAAGCTGCTGGATATATCCGCCACTGGCTGCAAGTTGCGCTTTGAAGGTGATATTTCCGAGCGCCTGCAACTGGGCCAGGTCTACGACCGTTTTATCGCCGCCCTGCCCTTCGGCAGCATGACCACTTCCGTCGAGCTGCGTTACCTGCACTTCGAAGACAAGATCAACACCACCTTCGCCGGTGTGCGTTTCCACAACATGAGCGGCCTGGTGCAGCGCCAGGTGGAACGTTTTGTGTACCAGCTGCAGCGCGAAGCGCGGCGGTTCGACAAGGATGACGATCTTTAA